A stretch of DNA from Micromonospora sp. NBC_01813:
GATTGACGTGGCGGTAGAACAGGTCCGCGACGGCGATCGCGGTGGTCTGCGCGGCGATCCCCCCGACGGCGTTGCTGTAGGCGAGCTGCGGGGCGTCGTTGGCTGCGGTCACCGCGGTCATCACGATGCCCGACAACGACGTCGCCAATCCGAAGAAGACCGCGCCGAACAGTGCTTCGCCCCAGCCGGTCCGATCCGCGAGCGCGTCGCCCAGCGCCACCAGCCGGACGCTGCCCACAACGGTGAGCAGTCCGGCGATCGCGAAAGCCGCGATCGCCCAAGGAACCGACCCGGAGGCCGCACCCAAGAAGTCCGACATAAAGCGCATATTTCCACAGCCGGGGATCGGTAGAGCGTGAAACACCAACCGGATCGACCCGGGCCCCCCGACGATTCACAGCGACCGCCCAGAAACAGGCGGTATGTTCCAGTGCATCCACTGTGGATGCGCACGTCGATCGCAGTCGACGTGGCACGACCACCAAAAACGAAAGGTACGTACGTGGTCTTCAAGAAGATGCTGGGCGCACTTGGCATCGGCGCCCCCAGTGTCGACACCGTGCTGTCCAACCCCGACGTGTACCCGGGCGCGGTCCTCGCCGGCCAGGTCAATCTGGTCGGCGGCAGTCACGACGTGCAGTTGGACCAGATCACCGTCAGCCTGGTGACCCGGGTGGAGGTGGAGGCCGCAGGCGAGGACCACAACGCGGTAGCGGAGTTCCTCCGGGTCGGCGTGGCCGGCGGCCTGCACCTCGCCGAAGGTCAACGGCTCTCACTGCCCTTCCAGTTCGCCGTCCCATGGGAGACCCCCATCACCGCCGTGTACGGACAGCGGCTGCATGGGATGGCGATGGGGCTGCGTACCGAGGTCGCCATCCCCGGCGCGATCGACCGCGGCGACCTCGACCCGGTCCAGGTCCACCCGCTGCCGCTCCAGCACCGGATCCTGGAGGCCTTCGCCCGGCTCGGGTTCGGCTTCAAGGGCGCGGACCTGGAGTACGGCCGGCTGCACGGGGTGCCGCAGACGCTCCCCTTCTACCAGGAGATCGAGTACTACGCGGCGCCGCAGTACGCCAACGGCATCCGCGAGGTCGAGCTGACCTTCATCGCCAGCGAGTACGGCGTGGACGTCATCCTGGAGTTCGACAAGCGGGGCGGACTCTTCACCGCCGGCCACGACTCGTACGGTCGGTACCGGGTCAGCCACGCCGACGCCGATCGGGTCGACTGGACCACACAGGTCGACGCCTGGGTACGTGAGGCGCTGGCTCAGCGACAGTCCTTCCTCGGCGGATACGGTCAGCCGACGTACGGCGGCGGACATCACGGCGGGCCCCGGGGCGGCGCGGGCATGGGCGCGATGGTGGCCGGCGTGGCCGGCGGCGCCGCACTCGGCTTCGCCGGCGGGATGATCGCCGGGGAGGTCTTCGACGCCTTCGGCGACGACGACTCGGGCGAGGAGTTCGCCGAGGAGTGATCGGCGACCGGCGGTCGACGCCCACGCCCGGTGTCCACCCGGCACCCGGCGTGGGCGTCGACCGCCGTGAAGCCTCGCCACAATCGGCACACTTTGTCGCCGCTCAGCCGACTCAGCGCGAAATAGCATCAATTGACAAGCGATACTGGAAAGCACATTTACAGTCTGCCGGAACACCACAACCACACGGAAGCACCCAAGGACGGCACCGTCGACAACGGTGGAAACCTCAGCCAGGGAAGCGATGTATCCCTGAGTCGCCGGTCATTTCGTCCGATTCGGACACACAATGCTCGTCTATCGCAGTGATTTACCCTGGTCATTTCAGACTGAGGATTGCGACGACAGTCGCAGGTGACTTAGTTTGTTGGTGAGCCGACCGCCAGACACGGCCAACCCGTTACGAGCGGCGGCACTGGCACGACTGGCGAGGGTGACGACTTTGCGTATCCAGATCCTCGGCCAGGTCTCCGCCTGGCGCGATGGCGTACAGCTGGATCTCGGACCCACGGCTCAACGGGCCGTCCTGGGCCTGCTCGCGATCGCGTGCGGCCAGCCAGTGGGCACCACGGAGATATCGACAGCGGTGTGGGCCGACCGTAGCCCGCCGCCCAGCGCCCGCAACGTGATCCAGACCCACATCAAACACCTCCGGCGCCGACTCGAGCCGGACCGTCGTCCACGCGCCCCCAGCACCGTGCTCCGGCAGGTCGGCAACGGCTACGCCCTGTGCCTGCCGACGTCCTGCGTCGACGCGCTCAACTTTCGGGAACGGTTGGTGGCCGCGGCCGGCCTGCACCGCTGCGGCGATCTGGACGGCGCCGCCGCCGAGCTCGAACAGGCCCTCGCCCTGTGGCAGGGGCCGCCGATGGCCGACCTGCCGGTCCTGGCCGCACACCCCAGGGTGGTCGCACTGGTCGAGGAGCGACACACCGCGCTCGCCCGCTACGGCGAAGTCATGCTCGGTGCCGGGCGGGCCGCCGAGGCGGTCCCGGCGCTGGAGGAGGCTGCCGCGGCGCAGCCGCTGGACGAGGCGGCCCAGGCGCGGCTGATCCGCGGCTACCAGGCCGCCGGGCAGCGGGCCCGGGCCTTCCACACCTATCATCGGGTGCGCCATCGCCTGACCGACGAGCTCGGTGTGGATCCCGGGCCGGAGCTGACCGCCGCGCACACGGCGCTGCTCCACGACGACGAACCGGCCGGCGTGGCCAAACACGTACCCGCCGAAGCACCCCGGCCGCCGGCCACTCGAGCGACCGGCGCGGTGCCCGCCCAACTGCCCGCCGACATCCCGGACTTCACCGGTCGGGTCGGCGAACTCGCCCAGCTCGACGACATCCTCAGCGCCGCCAGCGGTCGCACCGGGGACGACGTCGGGCTGACCGGGATCACTGTCGCGGCGGTCTCCGGCACCGCTGGCGTCGGCAAGACCGCACTGGCGATCCGCTGGGCGCACCAGGTACGACACCGGTTCCCCGATGGCCAGCTCTACGTCGATCTGCAGGGCTACGACGAGGCCCAGCCCGTCTCCTCCGGGCACGCACTCGCCGGATTCCTCCGGGCGCTCGGTGTCAGCGGGCCGGACCTGCCGCTGGACGTCGACGAACGGGCGGCCTGCTTCCGCAGCCTCACCGACGGACGGCAGATGCTGCTGGTGCTCGACAACGCGGCATCCGCCGAACAGATCCGTCCGCTACTGCCCGGCTCCGCGTCCTGCCTCGTTCTGGTCACCAGCCGCGACTCCCTGGCCGGTCTGGTGGCCCGGCACGGCGCCCGACGGATCGACCTCGATCCGCTGCCGCTGGACGACGCGGTAGCGCTGATCCAACGGCTCATCGGCACCCGCGTCGCCGCCGAACACGCCGCGGCCACCGTACTCGCCGCGCAGTGCGCCCGGCTGCCGCTGGCCCTGCGGGTCGCGGCGGAGATGGCCGCCACCCGGCCGGGCACGCAACTGGTCGAGCTGGTCCGCGAGCTGGCCGACCAGCACGGGCGGCTCGATCTCCTCGACGCCGGCGGCGACCTGCGGACCGGCGTACGGGCGGTGTTCTCCTGGTCCTACCTGCACCTTCCGGACGACGCCGCCCGCGCGTTCCGGCTGCTGGGCATGCACCCTGGCCCCGATCTGGAGCCCCACGCGGCGGCCGCGATCATCGGTGGTCGGATGCCCGAGGCCCGACGGTTGCTGGACCTGCTGGCGCGCGCCCACCTGGTCGAGCGGGGCCACGGGAACCGCTACCGGATGCACGACCTGCTCCAGGCGTACGCGGTGGACCTCGCCGAGCAGCAGGAGTCACCGATGGAGCGACATCGCGCGATGACCGCCCTGTTCGACCACTACCTGCAGACCACCGCCGCAGCGATGGACCTGCTCTGCCCGGCGGAACGGCACCGCCGGCCGGCGGTCACCGGGCCGGTGGTCTCGGCCCGGCCGCTCGCCGACGCGGCAGCGGCCCGCACCTGGCTGGAACAGGAACGGGCCAACCTGGTCGCCAGTGTCGTACACACCGCCGGGCACGGCTGGCCGGAACATGCCCGCCGCCTCGTCCTCACCATGTTCCGGTACCTGGAGGGGGCCGGGCACTACCCGGACGCGGTGACCGTGCACCATCACGGACTGCTGGCGGCCGAGGCCATCGGGGACCGGGACTCGCAGGCGCACATGATGACGAACATCGCCGTGGTGTACGGCATGCAGGGCCATCGCAAGCTGGTCGCCGATCATCTGCAACGGGCGCTGGTGCTCTACCGGCAGACCCGTGAGCGGGCGGGCGAGGCGCGCGCGCTGGGCAACCTCGGGGTCTTCCACGGTCAGCAGGGCCAGTACGACCAGGCCCGAACCCACCTACGGCAGGCGCTGGTCCTGCTACGGGAGACCGGCGAGGCACACGGCGAGGCGATGGCGCTGGGCAATCTCGGGTGGGTTCACGTGCTCCAGGGCCGCTACACCGAAGCGGCCGAACGCCTGGACCAGGCGATCGCCCTGTGCCGACGGATAGGTCACCGGGTGGGAACGGCGTTCGCCCTGGATTCCCTCGGGCAACTGCACGCCCGTCTCGGACAGTTCCGCGAGTCCGCCGAGCACCATGGGCGTGCCCTGGCCATCTACCGCGACTCCAGCCAGCCGGTCGGCGAAGCATCCGCGCTGGTCGGTCTGGCCGATGCGCTGATGCAGGTCGGGCACCCGGCCGCCGCCCGTGACCACTACCGGCAGGCACTGACGATCTCCGCACAGATCGGGGACCGGACGCAGCAGGCCAGGGCACACGCCGGGCTGGCCAGAGCCGGCCAGCGGCTCGCCGACGCCAGCCCACCGGCCCCGGCCGGCGGTCACGGCCCGACCCCTGACGATGTACGGGACCACTGGCGCCACGCGCTGGCCCACTTCAGCGCGATCGGTGCGCCGGAGGCCGAACTGATCCGCGCCCAACTGGCGGCCGCGGATCACGGTCGGTGACGGTGTCACGGTCAGTGCGCCGTCACCGGGTCGCTGAGTACGGCAGCCAGCGACCGTTGCCGACGTCGGTGCAGGTACTGCGCGATCAGCAGCCCACCGGCACCGACCGCCACGTCACTGAGCACCGTGACCAGCCTGCTGGCCAGGACCACGGTGCTGGCCAGTGGCAGCGGCATCACGCTGGCCAGGGCAAGGGCGAGCACCGCCTCGCGTACGCCGATTCCGTCCGGTGCCACCATGACCAGCAGACCGGTGACGGTGGCCAGGGCGAACCCGGCGACGCAGACCAGGTACGAGCCGGCGGGTGGAGCACCCGCGACGACCGCCAACAACCACAGGTGGTGGCCGGAGATGATCCACGACAGCGCCTGCGCGACGATCGCCCGGCGTACTCCCGTCGGTGACGCGCTGACCTGCGGCGCCGGTCGGCGCAGCAACCGGGCGGCGAGCCGGATGCCGCGATCGAGCAGGTCCGGCCGGATCAGCAGCACCGCCACCGGCAGGGCCGCGGCGAGCAGCCACCACATTCCGCCGCCAGCCACCGATGGCCCGGCGGCGATCCCGACGGTCAGGCCGGTCAGGGCGACGATGCTCCAGCTGAGGGCGAAGACCGATGCCAGCCGCACCGGACCGACGTCGACCGCCTTGCCCATCCGCAGCAGCACCGGCAGCGCCACGAAACGTCCGGGCACGAACTTGACGAGGAAACCGACGAAGAAGATCCGGGCCGCGGTCCAGGTGTCGACCTTCGCGCCGAGGTCGACGAAGATGGCCCGCCAGGACAGCACGCCGAAGATCAGACCGACGCAGCTGATCGCGAACGCGGCCGCCACCGTGAGATAGACCGTGGTCGGGTCCAGTGTGGTGGTCAGTTCCCGGACCGGCCCCCAGTCCTGGGTACGCAGCACGCTCACCAGCCCGATGGCGAGCAGCCCGACGAAGACGGCGACGAGGATCCGGTTCGCGACCCGCCACCACCGTGCCCAGCGGCCGGCCGGTTCGGTGCCGGTCACCGGAGCGCCCCCGCCGCAGGCGTCGACCGGTGCCGCGCCGCGCGCCACACACCGGCGGCGAAGCCGACTGCCATGCCCGTCAGTTGAGTGGTGTGCATGAGAAAGTGCATCCCCAGGAAGTACACCATGAACAGGCTTCCCTTCCGTCGACGAACGAACCGGAACAATCCACCGTCGACGCCAACGAAGACCACGAACGGTACCGCCGGCACCATCAGCAGCCACCAGCTGATAGCGGCCAACGGCACGGTCGCCACCGTCGACACGCAGCAGACCATCGCGACCACGGCACCGACGTCGATGCCCGACGTCGGACGTCGGGCACCGGTCGCGCCATCGGCCGTCGCCGGTACGGGCACGGTACGGCGGTGCACACTGCGGCGCCCCGGGCCGAGCAGGGTGCCGGCGAGCAGGCCACCGTAGCTGACGGCCCGGCGGACATGTTCGGTCAGGAAGGGCCGGAGCCGGTCGACGTCGTCGTGCCGCCCGACCACGTCCGCGCACATCCGGATCTGGTACCGGTCCGGTAGCCGGGTGCCGAATTCGATGTCCTCCGCGTCGCGCAGGCTCTCGTCGAAGCCGCCCACCGATTCGAAGGCCGGCCGACGGATCGCGGTGAGGGCGAACAGCGTGGCGTCCGCGACTCCGGCCCGCCGCCGACGCCAGTAGTGCTCGAACAGTGTCTTGTAGACCTCGACCGGACCATCGGCGACGAACGGCTCGGCGTCGTAGATGCCCTGCACCACGCCGCAGTCCGGGTACTCACGCAGCACCCGCAGGGCATTGCCGATGGCGTCGGTCGCGAGCGCGATGTCGGAGTCGACGAAGAACAGCACGTCACCGGTGGCGATGGCCGCGCCGGCGTTACGGGCGGCGGACACGCCCCGATTGGCCGGCAGACAGACCAACCGGCAGGGCAGACCGGCGGCGATCTCGCGGGAGCCGTCGGTGCTGGCATCGTCCACGACGATCACCTCGGCCGGCTGGTGGGTCTGCCGGTACACCGCGCGGACACACTCGGCCAGGGTCTTGGCCTTGTTGTAGGTCGGAATCACCACCGACACTCGTGGCCGGCTGCTCACAGCGACATCCAGATCGTCTGTGGCAGGTGGTCGGACATCCCACGAGCGTCACCGAACTCGTAGCGGTGCACGGTCACCGCGTCGGAGACCAGCGCCCAGTCCAGCCGCCAGGCCGGCAACTGTCCCGCCTGCCATGAGGCGGGGTAGAGCGACCTGCTGGCCGAGACGGCGTCGCGCAGCCCGGCCGGCAGGCGGCGCAGGTCCCCCATCGCGGGAGTGGTGTTCAGGTCGCCGGCCAGGAGCACCGGATTGGCGTTGCCGGCCACGTCCGCGGACAGTGCCCGCAACTGCGCGACACGCCGCTGGTGTTGCTCCCGGATGGTGTCGTGGAACTGCCGGCTGAACACACTGGGTCCGCCGACCCACAACGGCACCGGCACGTGCGCGTTGTACACCGACAGCACCTGGCCGTCGACCCGTAGGTCGGTCCGCAGCACCTGGTAGTGCCAGAAGTCGGTGAAGTCGTCCGGTGCCGGCGGCAGCCCGACCGCTTCGACCGGCATCTGGTCGACGATCGGAAAGCGCGACAGGGTGAGCAGTTCCCCGACGATCGCGATCTCGTATCCGGGCATCTCCCGCCGCAGCCGGTCCCGTTCGTCGATCGGCACGATCACCCCGTCGACTTCGGCGATGTACTCCTGCAGCAGGTAGACATCGGCCTGCTGGTCGCGCAGCATCTGGTAGAAGTCTGCGGCCCCGCCGTCGGGATGCCAGTACAGGGTGTTCCAGGAGACGATCCGCAGGGCGTCGCCCGGCACCTGCTGGACCGGCCGTAGCGGGCCCGGCAGGTTGATCCCGGACAGTCCGCCGCCGGCCAGCAGCGCCGCCGCACACAGCAGCGCCGCCGGGCGGCGGGTACGCCGGCAGCCAGCGGCCGCGACGGCGAACGCCAGCGGTACGGCCAGGAACATCACCGGTGGGATCAGTTCGGCAAGCACCCACCACCAGACCCGGCCGCTGAGCGCCCGATGGGCCAGCACATAGCACAGCCACAGCCCGGAGCCGGTCAGGAACACCCGGCCGAGCCAGCGCCGCCACCACCGACCCCACCGGCCGGGCCCGGTCGACTCCTCGACGCCAGAAGGTTCCTCAGTGGGCTCGGCGGCGGCTGGCAGCGGTTGCACATCCGACACCGTAGTGGCCTCGGACGCGGCGCGGTGCAGGGTGGAGACGTCGTCGGTGGTCCCTGGCGAGGACGTCATGCGGCGGCCTCCACCGGGAAGGTGCTGTCGTAGAGCTGGCGGAACGGCCGGGACAGCAGCCATTGGGTCGCGCCTGCCGCCACCCCGACGGTGATCGTCACGTTGACCAGGAAGTGCACGGCCACGAAGAACGGCAGAAATCCGAGCCCTCGGCGGCGGTACACCAGGGCGTACATCTGCCGGTCGGCGGCGATCGACGCGACGAACAGCGCGGCGGGCACCACCGACCATGGCGCCCCGAACGACAACGGCAGTATCAGGGCCGGCAACGCGGCCGCCGCCACCAGACTGCCCCAGGCCCGCGACGCCGTCTCGAAGCCGGTGGCGAAGCGGCGGGCTCTCGCGTACAGCGGGATCCGCAGCCTGGCCCGGTGGAACAGCTTGCGCAGCAGCGGCAGCAACTGGTGGTCGTGGTCGTGTCGACCCCGTACCCGGGAGGTCAGCCGGAGTTGGTGCCGGCGGGAGAGCCGATAGCCGTAGTCGACCTCCTCGGTCTGCTTGAGGGCCGGGTTGAACGGGCCGACCTCCTGGTAGACCCGGCGCCGGATCGCGCACATCGCCGGAAAGAGGAACGTGACGTTGCCTTCGCCGCTGGCCGACCAGTGGTGGTACTGCAGCCCTCGGTAGCGCGACACCAGGGTGTCGTGCAGCAGCGGCTCCGGGTCCTCGATCCCGCAGACCGCGCCCACCTGTGGTTCGGCTTCGAGGATCGCCACCGCCTCGGCGACCGCGTCCGGGGCCATCGCGACATCGGCGTCGACGAAGAACAGGATCTCCCCGGTGGTGTTGGCGACGCCGACGTTGCGGGCCCGGCCGCAACCACCGTTGTCGGCCAAGGCGATCACCGGTACGCCGAGTGACTCGGCGACCGCCACCGAGTCGTCGGTGCTGTGGTCGTCGACCACCAGCACCTCGATCGCCGGATAGGTCTGCGCGGCGACGGCGCGTAGGCACACCGCCAGCGACGAGGCGTAGTTGTAGCTCGGCACGATCACCGAGACCAGCGGAGTCGCCATCTCACACCACCTGCGCGGGCTTGTCGTAGAGCCGCCGGAACGCCCGCGAGGTGAGGTAGCTGGCGAAACCGGTGGCCGCGGCGATCGCCATCACCACGTTGAGAAGAAAGTGCATGGCCGCGAAGTAGCCGACGAACAGCGGGTTGCGGCGGGCGGCGACGAACCGGTACATCGGCCAGTCGCAGGCCAGGAAGGCGGCGGCCGCGCCGAGCGGCAGCACGCTCCACCATAGACCGAGCAGGACCGGTAGTGCGGCGGTGAGGATCACCAGCAGCGCGGCGACGCTGCTCCAGGCGCGTGGACCACTGCGCAGGCCGCCGGGGAAGGTCGGATTCTGGGCGTACATCGGGATGTGCAGCATGGTGCGGGTGAAGACCTTGCGGATCATCACCCGCAGTTCGTGGTCGTGGTCGTGCACGCCGCGCACCTTCGGGGTCAGCCAGATCTCGTAACGGCTGGCCAGCCGGAAACCGTAGTCGGCGTTCTCGGTCTCGCGCAGCCGTGGGTTGAACGGCCCGATCTCGCGGAACACCTCGGTGCGCATCGCCAACAACGCCGTGTACATGGTGTAGATGCGTCCCTCGTCGGCGATCAGCCAGTAGGACTGCTGCATGCAGCGGTACTCCTCGACCAGGCTGTCGCGGATCAGCGGCACCGGGTCGTAGTTGCCGCAGACCGCCCCGATCTCCGGTCGCTCGGTGAGCAGCGCGACCGCGTTGGCCACCGCGTCGGGTTTGGCGGCGACGTCCGAGTCCACGAAGAACAGGATCTCGCCGTTGGCGTTCGCCGCGCCGAGGTTGCGAGCGACCGACGGCCCGCCGTTCACGGAGGTGCTCACCACCCGTACGCCGTAGGACTCGGCGACAGCGACCGAGTCGTCGGTGCTGCGGTCGTCGACGACGATGATCTCCATGTTGGGGTACGTCTGGGCGCGCAACGCGGACAGGCACAACTTCAGCGCCCGGGCATAGTTGTAGTTCGGCACGATGACCGACACGAGCGGATCGGACATGAGATATACCGCTTTCGGGATTCGGCTAGGACGACGGGTTCTGGTGGGCGAACAGGGCGGCCGCGAAGGCCACGACCAGTACGGCGGCGGTGGCGACGATCAGCCGGTCGCGCAGCAGGGTGCGCACCGGGTCGCCGCCGCCCCGGCGCACCAGCACGGCCTGCAGATAGCGGGAGATTCCGAACGTGACCAGCGGCACCGCCGCGAGCAGCAGGGCGTTGCGGTACACCCCGACCGGGGCGTCGGTGTGCAGGTAGAGCAGGAATCCCATGACCGCGACGGTGGCGTTCACGGTGAGCAGTTGGTCGGCGAGGCCGAGGTTGTAGCCGCGCAGGGCCGGCCGGTGCGCGGCGCCGTCGACGGCGAGTTCCTGGCGCCGCTTGCCGAGGATCAGCACCAGACAGGTGGCGAACACCGTAGTCAGCAACCAGGCCGACACCGGCCCTGCGGTCGCGGCGTAGCCGAGCAGTACCCGCAGTACGAACCCGGCGGCGACGACACA
This window harbors:
- a CDS encoding lysylphosphatidylglycerol synthase domain-containing protein, which translates into the protein MTGTEPAGRWARWWRVANRILVAVFVGLLAIGLVSVLRTQDWGPVRELTTTLDPTTVYLTVAAAFAISCVGLIFGVLSWRAIFVDLGAKVDTWTAARIFFVGFLVKFVPGRFVALPVLLRMGKAVDVGPVRLASVFALSWSIVALTGLTVGIAAGPSVAGGGMWWLLAAALPVAVLLIRPDLLDRGIRLAARLLRRPAPQVSASPTGVRRAIVAQALSWIISGHHLWLLAVVAGAPPAGSYLVCVAGFALATVTGLLVMVAPDGIGVREAVLALALASVMPLPLASTVVLASRLVTVLSDVAVGAGGLLIAQYLHRRRQRSLAAVLSDPVTAH
- a CDS encoding glycosyltransferase family 2 protein, which produces MVIPTYNKAKTLAECVRAVYRQTHQPAEVIVVDDASTDGSREIAAGLPCRLVCLPANRGVSAARNAGAAIATGDVLFFVDSDIALATDAIGNALRVLREYPDCGVVQGIYDAEPFVADGPVEVYKTLFEHYWRRRRAGVADATLFALTAIRRPAFESVGGFDESLRDAEDIEFGTRLPDRYQIRMCADVVGRHDDVDRLRPFLTEHVRRAVSYGGLLAGTLLGPGRRSVHRRTVPVPATADGATGARRPTSGIDVGAVVAMVCCVSTVATVPLAAISWWLLMVPAVPFVVFVGVDGGLFRFVRRRKGSLFMVYFLGMHFLMHTTQLTGMAVGFAAGVWRAARHRSTPAAGALR
- a CDS encoding glycosyltransferase family 2 protein gives rise to the protein MATPLVSVIVPSYNYASSLAVCLRAVAAQTYPAIEVLVVDDHSTDDSVAVAESLGVPVIALADNGGCGRARNVGVANTTGEILFFVDADVAMAPDAVAEAVAILEAEPQVGAVCGIEDPEPLLHDTLVSRYRGLQYHHWSASGEGNVTFLFPAMCAIRRRVYQEVGPFNPALKQTEEVDYGYRLSRRHQLRLTSRVRGRHDHDHQLLPLLRKLFHRARLRIPLYARARRFATGFETASRAWGSLVAAAALPALILPLSFGAPWSVVPAALFVASIAADRQMYALVYRRRGLGFLPFFVAVHFLVNVTITVGVAAGATQWLLSRPFRQLYDSTFPVEAAA
- a CDS encoding AfsR/SARP family transcriptional regulator, producing MRIQILGQVSAWRDGVQLDLGPTAQRAVLGLLAIACGQPVGTTEISTAVWADRSPPPSARNVIQTHIKHLRRRLEPDRRPRAPSTVLRQVGNGYALCLPTSCVDALNFRERLVAAAGLHRCGDLDGAAAELEQALALWQGPPMADLPVLAAHPRVVALVEERHTALARYGEVMLGAGRAAEAVPALEEAAAAQPLDEAAQARLIRGYQAAGQRARAFHTYHRVRHRLTDELGVDPGPELTAAHTALLHDDEPAGVAKHVPAEAPRPPATRATGAVPAQLPADIPDFTGRVGELAQLDDILSAASGRTGDDVGLTGITVAAVSGTAGVGKTALAIRWAHQVRHRFPDGQLYVDLQGYDEAQPVSSGHALAGFLRALGVSGPDLPLDVDERAACFRSLTDGRQMLLVLDNAASAEQIRPLLPGSASCLVLVTSRDSLAGLVARHGARRIDLDPLPLDDAVALIQRLIGTRVAAEHAAATVLAAQCARLPLALRVAAEMAATRPGTQLVELVRELADQHGRLDLLDAGGDLRTGVRAVFSWSYLHLPDDAARAFRLLGMHPGPDLEPHAAAAIIGGRMPEARRLLDLLARAHLVERGHGNRYRMHDLLQAYAVDLAEQQESPMERHRAMTALFDHYLQTTAAAMDLLCPAERHRRPAVTGPVVSARPLADAAAARTWLEQERANLVASVVHTAGHGWPEHARRLVLTMFRYLEGAGHYPDAVTVHHHGLLAAEAIGDRDSQAHMMTNIAVVYGMQGHRKLVADHLQRALVLYRQTRERAGEARALGNLGVFHGQQGQYDQARTHLRQALVLLRETGEAHGEAMALGNLGWVHVLQGRYTEAAERLDQAIALCRRIGHRVGTAFALDSLGQLHARLGQFRESAEHHGRALAIYRDSSQPVGEASALVGLADALMQVGHPAAARDHYRQALTISAQIGDRTQQARAHAGLARAGQRLADASPPAPAGGHGPTPDDVRDHWRHALAHFSAIGAPEAELIRAQLAAADHGR
- a CDS encoding endonuclease/exonuclease/phosphatase family protein, producing the protein MTSSPGTTDDVSTLHRAASEATTVSDVQPLPAAAEPTEEPSGVEESTGPGRWGRWWRRWLGRVFLTGSGLWLCYVLAHRALSGRVWWWVLAELIPPVMFLAVPLAFAVAAAGCRRTRRPAALLCAAALLAGGGLSGINLPGPLRPVQQVPGDALRIVSWNTLYWHPDGGAADFYQMLRDQQADVYLLQEYIAEVDGVIVPIDERDRLRREMPGYEIAIVGELLTLSRFPIVDQMPVEAVGLPPAPDDFTDFWHYQVLRTDLRVDGQVLSVYNAHVPVPLWVGGPSVFSRQFHDTIREQHQRRVAQLRALSADVAGNANPVLLAGDLNTTPAMGDLRRLPAGLRDAVSASRSLYPASWQAGQLPAWRLDWALVSDAVTVHRYEFGDARGMSDHLPQTIWMSL
- a CDS encoding glycosyltransferase family 2 protein translates to MSDPLVSVIVPNYNYARALKLCLSALRAQTYPNMEIIVVDDRSTDDSVAVAESYGVRVVSTSVNGGPSVARNLGAANANGEILFFVDSDVAAKPDAVANAVALLTERPEIGAVCGNYDPVPLIRDSLVEEYRCMQQSYWLIADEGRIYTMYTALLAMRTEVFREIGPFNPRLRETENADYGFRLASRYEIWLTPKVRGVHDHDHELRVMIRKVFTRTMLHIPMYAQNPTFPGGLRSGPRAWSSVAALLVILTAALPVLLGLWWSVLPLGAAAAFLACDWPMYRFVAARRNPLFVGYFAAMHFLLNVVMAIAAATGFASYLTSRAFRRLYDKPAQVV
- a CDS encoding sporulation protein, with the translated sequence MVFKKMLGALGIGAPSVDTVLSNPDVYPGAVLAGQVNLVGGSHDVQLDQITVSLVTRVEVEAAGEDHNAVAEFLRVGVAGGLHLAEGQRLSLPFQFAVPWETPITAVYGQRLHGMAMGLRTEVAIPGAIDRGDLDPVQVHPLPLQHRILEAFARLGFGFKGADLEYGRLHGVPQTLPFYQEIEYYAAPQYANGIREVELTFIASEYGVDVILEFDKRGGLFTAGHDSYGRYRVSHADADRVDWTTQVDAWVREALAQRQSFLGGYGQPTYGGGHHGGPRGGAGMGAMVAGVAGGAALGFAGGMIAGEVFDAFGDDDSGEEFAEE